GGAGGTCATCGAGAATAGACTGGAGGGAGCCAGTGCTCACAAGACATGCAGCCTGCAGCAGTCTCCATCCAGAAGCTGCACAAGACCATTAGGTCTGGGACCGCTGCCCCCCAGGGGCCACCACCCCATGGGAGCTGTGGTGGAACAGAAGTGCTCAAAGATGTCCCAAGGGCTGTCCTTCCCTAGGAAGGGAGACCCTCAGACACCTGCGGACACATATCCTAATGTCAAGGACATCAGCCCTGACAAGGAGCTGGCTTTCAGTTGGAGCAGGGGAGAAAGGGATCAAGAAAACCCATCACAGCTGCTGCCTTGGCAGAGCCGTTTCAGCACCACCAGCACCTGCCTAGGGAAGGCCCACCGGCGGGAGGAACCACAGCAGTGGCCACCAGCTGTGTCCAGCCAGGGTCCTAACAACCAGCCTTAAGAGTGGTCCCCAGGCCTCCGCATGGCTAGGCTCTTCAAGCCGCTGAGCCCgtccctcctgccccagctcctctgGCTGATCCCAAGCTCCTTCTCCTCCAGGGGATGTGACTCAGGGCCTCGCGGAAACACACCGAGATGTTTATTCATGAGACTTTTCATTTCGGCGCACACCAAGGCAGCCTCAGCACCAAGAAAACAAGCAACGGGAGGCCTCCGGCCAGGCTCATGTGCTTTAATGAGTTTTACTTATTGGATAAAAGTGTCAATGTTgtgatggaaaaaaacaaacgcAGCTCCAGTCCTCATTTCAACCCTGCCACAGCCCAAAGGGGACTGTCCCAGTGAAGACCATGGCCACCCAGAGCCACGGTGGGGGTGGGGCCGTCTCAGGGCTGAGGGGGGAGTAGGGCAGTGCAGCCTCACTCCTTGAACTTCCACTCCTGGCGGCACATGGGGCAGTGCTGCTGCACCTGCTGCGCGTTGAGCCACTTGAGGATGCAGTGCATGTGGAAGCAGTGCGAGCACTGGCCCCACACCAGCGGGCAGTCGTCACCTGGCACCTTGCCTGCGGGAGGGATGAGAGGACCAGTGAGTCACAGAGCTCGGGACAAGCCAGGTGGGGGATGTGCACCCAGGGTGGCCTCGTGTCTCAGAGAGGACAGGTTTCAGGAGTGAAACCACGGATTCTGCCACGCAGCTGCCCCAGGTAAACATCTGCAAAGCCCACCCAGGCTGCTCCTGCTTCCACTCTCCCCTCCCAAGGGGGAGCAGCTCAGGGAGCTCAGCGGCAGGAACAGCTCTGGCCTGGCCCACATCCCGGCCCGCTGGCCTCCCAGGGGCTGGGCCCATCTGCAGACACACCACAGCTCTGCCACTATCACCTGGCACCTGTGATGCCAAGAAGATTACATCAGTGTGTCAAGGAGCCCGCAGAGGTGACCCGCCTCTGAGCGGTGAACCATTCCTCTTGATCAAGGTGAAGTGGGCTGGGGCCTTGGGACCTAGACGGCTCCTTCCCTAGGCGGCAGGGACCCAGAGCAGTACCAGGGAGTGGGCTGGGGACACTGAGGTGCTTATGGCCGAGGCTGGTGGCAGCTGGGAGTGACACAGCACTACCTTCCATTTCCTTTCCGTTTCTAGCCTAAAAGGGTCCTATCTCCAAGGCCCAGGGTACCTGCTGCTGGCACTCCACCCCACACACCTGGAAATGCTACCTCCGTGgagagggcctggcacagagaggACACGCTACACTGCCTGTCATCAAGAGAAACTAGCCTCTCTCTGATTTTCAAGAATCTAGAAAAGCCCATCACGCAGCTGGTGCCAGCAGAGCACAATGACCTCCCCCAGCCTTGAGTCAGGTCCCCAAGAGCATTGAGGAGCTGCAGCTTGCTTCCTCCACCCTCTCTTAGGGGTGTCATTCCCCCAAATCATTGCCCTGGGGGCCCTTCACGCCTATCAAGCACGAGCTGTATCCAGATGTCACTAGTGCATAAACACAGTGGACCAGCCGGAAAAGCCAGGGTGAACAGGGTACATCTTGTCCACGAAGTGGTTCCTAAGTGCAGGTCTGAACCCCTGTGACCACAGGGCTGGTCTGGTCACCTGTGGTCCTGGTCCTCACTCTTGACACCAAACACAGGGACAGCTGACTGTACGATGCGTTAAAGAGGTAACACAATGGCTGAGCCTCATGACAATGCTCTCAAAACCTCATGTAGCACCTGCTCCGAGCTGCACAAGCGGCTGGGAACCTGGCCTGTGCTCTCGTCCAACCTCACGGTGCTCCCGCAGCCTCCGTCACCCGATCTGACAGACAGGAAGCCAGGGCCACACGACTCATGAAGGCAGATGCCACTGCCTGAAGGGAGCAGGCCGACCAGGAGGCTGGTATGGGTGCCAGGTCTTATATATCCTTCAACGTCTACTGAAAACATGCAGCTCCTTCCCAATTCCCAAGCAGCCCCTGCCCCACAGTGATACCTACACCCCATGGAGTCAGAAGGGATGGGCACTTCCATCTTTCTACTCTTTGGTTTGGGGCAGTGTTcctcaatctttaaaaaaaaatcctttcaataTCGAAATGCCACGCCCTTTCTGAAACTTTTAtgacaaaacaaccagaaaataatTTACTTGGCAAATACAAAACGATCTAACTCACTctgcttcccaggccagggcGGTGGGGTGAGTAGGACTCTGTGCCAGGAGCCCACAGGGTGTGACACCTGATTTATATTGGTTCCCACCCACCCAGGGTCTCTCCAACCTCAGCAGAACTATGCTTGGAATCACCCCTAACACATTAGAGTCCTTACAAACAGTCTGGAAGAGGCTGAGCAGGGGCCAGCCAGCCCATTGGGGGGGACCCAGCCATCCTGTCCGTCTGAGGCAGGGCTCCTGGAGGCAGCCCGCGGGGCATCTGACAGCACAAGTGCAAGCCAACAGTGCCTCATGCCAGTGCCGGTGGAATCTTCTTAACAAGACTTTCACTCCCAAAGCCCGGGGACGAGGAGCAGATTTATGACAGCCTGAGTCACTCTGGATTCTCCATAAGAGTTCCATTTCAGCAGAGAAACCCAGTGTCACTTGATCTGTATAGAAAGCGCCCTGGGCTAGCCAAACACTTTGCTCATTACAACTGGCTCACTCTAACCTCGTAACCAGCAGGTCCAAAGTTCAGACTCTAAACCCTCCTCTTCCTAGCAGCCAGCACACATGAGCAAGCACCGCACACTGGGATGCGGCCCCTGGTCCCATCTCTGACACAAAGGCTCACTGGCCCACATTAGGCCAAGGGCATGGCCACATAAATGCTTCCGAGGACTTTTC
Above is a genomic segment from Mesoplodon densirostris isolate mMesDen1 chromosome 18, mMesDen1 primary haplotype, whole genome shotgun sequence containing:
- the ANAPC11 gene encoding anaphase-promoting complex subunit 11, whose product is MKVKIKCWNGVATWLWVANDENCGICRMAFNGCCPDCKVPGDDCPLVWGQCSHCFHMHCILKWLNAQQVQQHCPMCRQEWKFKE